One genomic window of bacterium includes the following:
- a CDS encoding XRE family transcriptional regulator encodes MHPPAHDSDTLHWHASGAVVAAATSDRPPLTVQAVGSEIKRLRKLRGRTLEQLASGAGVSAGLLSQVERGQGNPSFNTLVQVAHALGIPVARLMAGEQISSPVVRRSERRRLNLGSNDHLVLMELLTARLDSALEAIHIVAEPGYTTEDTPFVHDGEEFGIVLEGTHAVNVGGAHYVLQAGDSISYSSTIPHWYENPGEVTSVSLWVVTPPSF; translated from the coding sequence ATGCACCCGCCCGCGCACGATAGTGACACCCTGCACTGGCACGCGTCGGGCGCCGTCGTCGCGGCGGCCACCTCGGACCGACCTCCGCTGACCGTGCAGGCCGTCGGCAGTGAGATCAAGCGCCTGCGGAAGCTGCGAGGCCGGACGCTCGAGCAACTCGCCTCCGGGGCGGGCGTGAGCGCCGGGCTGCTCTCGCAGGTGGAGCGCGGCCAGGGCAATCCCTCCTTCAACACCCTCGTGCAGGTGGCGCACGCGCTGGGCATCCCGGTGGCCCGGCTGATGGCCGGCGAGCAGATCTCGTCGCCGGTGGTGCGGCGCAGCGAGCGGCGACGCCTGAACCTGGGTTCCAACGACCATCTCGTCCTCATGGAGCTGCTCACGGCGCGCCTCGACAGCGCGTTGGAAGCCATCCACATCGTGGCCGAGCCGGGCTACACCACCGAGGACACACCGTTCGTGCACGACGGCGAGGAGTTCGGCATCGTGCTGGAGGGCACCCACGCCGTGAACGTGGGCGGGGCGCACTACGTGCTGCAGGCAGGCGACTCGATCTCCTACAGCTCGACGATCCCCCACTGGTACGAGAACCCGGGCGAGGTCACGTCGGTGTCACTCTGGGTCGTCACGCCGCCGAGCTTCTGA
- a CDS encoding FAD-dependent oxidoreductase gives MGGITRPAADAPVVARSDVVVVGGGPAGLAAAVAAARNGASVTLLERYAYLGGLAAGGMVLVLDDFADGADEITVAGIAQEMVERLEARGLAVYPPPEDRVLSDEMWRRWSRWGLFDLYARGPRKSIVYAVAFDPDGWKRVSNDLAEEAGINVRLHSWYSAPIMEGDTIRGAICETKAGPQAVPGDVVIDASGDGDVAASAGAPFVEGSYMVTTVFRLGNVDTEAAERFEFEQPAECHAVNRATRRILGGSWALWWLKTPLPGVVWCNCPHMTGYSGLSVEDLTEADREGRKKIAATVEYVRQHYPGFEKAVVLDVAPQIGVRQSRLIEGEYVVTKDDVVNRAHFADSVARGRGYYTPYRAMLPRGVEQLLVAGRHYSVTPEAQKLSREIPPCMAMGEAAGVAAVEALDSGVTVRKADVAAIQRRLRAQGADPGDIPSPRARLGGS, from the coding sequence ATGGGCGGCATCACGCGACCGGCAGCGGACGCCCCCGTGGTGGCGCGCAGCGACGTGGTGGTGGTGGGCGGCGGTCCGGCCGGTCTCGCGGCGGCGGTGGCGGCCGCCCGCAACGGGGCGAGCGTCACCCTGCTGGAGCGCTATGCGTACCTGGGCGGCCTGGCCGCAGGCGGCATGGTGCTGGTGCTGGACGACTTCGCCGACGGGGCCGACGAGATCACCGTGGCCGGCATCGCCCAGGAGATGGTGGAGCGCCTCGAGGCCCGCGGGCTGGCGGTGTACCCGCCCCCGGAGGACCGGGTCCTGAGCGACGAGATGTGGCGGCGCTGGTCGCGCTGGGGGCTGTTCGACCTGTACGCCAGGGGGCCCCGGAAGTCCATCGTCTACGCCGTGGCCTTCGATCCCGACGGCTGGAAGCGGGTCTCCAACGACCTGGCGGAGGAGGCGGGAATCAACGTGCGCCTCCACTCCTGGTACTCGGCGCCGATCATGGAGGGCGACACCATCAGGGGAGCGATCTGCGAGACCAAGGCCGGCCCGCAGGCCGTCCCGGGCGACGTGGTCATCGACGCGAGCGGCGACGGCGACGTGGCGGCGAGCGCCGGGGCCCCGTTCGTGGAGGGCTCCTACATGGTCACGACGGTGTTCCGCCTCGGCAACGTGGACACCGAGGCCGCCGAGCGCTTCGAGTTCGAGCAGCCCGCCGAGTGCCACGCCGTGAACCGGGCGACGCGGCGCATCCTCGGCGGCTCCTGGGCGCTGTGGTGGCTGAAGACGCCGCTGCCGGGCGTCGTGTGGTGCAACTGCCCGCACATGACCGGCTACAGCGGCCTGAGCGTCGAGGACCTCACCGAGGCCGACCGCGAGGGCCGCAAGAAGATCGCCGCCACGGTGGAGTACGTGCGCCAGCACTACCCCGGCTTCGAGAAGGCAGTGGTGCTGGACGTGGCACCGCAGATCGGCGTTCGCCAGTCCCGTCTCATCGAGGGCGAGTACGTGGTGACCAAGGACGACGTGGTCAACCGGGCGCACTTCGCCGACAGCGTGGCCCGGGGCCGCGGCTACTACACCCCCTACCGTGCCATGCTGCCCCGGGGCGTGGAGCAACTGCTGGTGGCCGGTCGCCACTACTCGGTCACCCCCGAGGCCCAGAAGCTCTCGAGAGAGATCCCGCCGTGCATGGCAATGGGCGAGGCTGCCGGCGTTGCCGCGGTCGAGGCCCTAGACAGCGGCGTGACCGTGCGCAAGGCCGACGTGGCCGCCATTCAGCGCAGGCTGCGCGCCCAGGGGGCCGACCCCGGCGACATCCCGTCCCCGCGAGCCCGCCTCGGAGGAAGCTGA
- a CDS encoding CaiB/BaiF CoA-transferase family protein, translated as MTDEPCEQPLSGVRVLDFSQIMMGPVATQLLADHGADVLKVERPGTGDIFRHALVDPDGTEHPAFGAVNRNKRSLVIDVRAPEGLALIEDLVREADVVVNNYRPGVMERLGLGYERLAGLNPRIVWAQGTGFGTEGAYVRKGGQDILAQALTGAMSHKADDDHPTAIYPISLADYTAGMNMVQGILMALLQRERTGRGQRVEVSLYDSLLAMQILEATMALMDRPTLNWARMPMVGTFATTDGEIVLVGAFKPNPLRDICAALGLEDLSKHPDFAGMEAQAANKPRLQALLADAIGRFSTADAVERLEAQDVLCAPVRTLPEALADPHTAPMITETARDGRAPLRSVASPVHLPEVPPAPHRPPPGLGEGAAEALAGYGIAPERIEALTAAGVLA; from the coding sequence GTGACCGACGAACCGTGCGAGCAGCCCCTGTCGGGGGTCAGGGTCCTGGACTTCTCCCAGATCATGATGGGACCGGTGGCGACGCAGTTGCTGGCCGACCACGGCGCCGACGTGCTGAAGGTCGAGCGGCCGGGCACGGGGGACATCTTCCGCCACGCCCTCGTGGACCCCGACGGCACCGAGCACCCCGCCTTCGGGGCCGTGAACCGCAACAAGCGCAGCCTGGTGATCGACGTGCGGGCACCCGAGGGCCTGGCGCTGATCGAGGACCTCGTGCGGGAGGCCGACGTGGTGGTCAACAACTACCGCCCGGGGGTCATGGAGCGCCTGGGGCTGGGCTACGAGCGGCTTGCGGGCCTGAACCCGCGCATCGTCTGGGCGCAGGGCACCGGGTTCGGCACCGAGGGCGCCTACGTGCGCAAGGGCGGCCAGGACATCCTGGCGCAGGCGCTGACCGGGGCGATGTCGCACAAGGCCGACGACGACCACCCCACCGCCATCTATCCCATCTCGCTGGCCGACTACACCGCCGGGATGAACATGGTGCAGGGCATCCTCATGGCCCTGCTGCAGCGGGAACGGACCGGCCGTGGCCAGCGGGTGGAGGTGTCGCTGTACGACTCTCTGCTGGCGATGCAGATCCTGGAGGCCACGATGGCGCTGATGGACCGCCCCACCCTGAACTGGGCGCGCATGCCGATGGTGGGCACCTTCGCCACCACTGACGGCGAGATCGTGCTGGTCGGCGCCTTCAAGCCCAACCCGCTGCGCGACATCTGCGCGGCTCTGGGTCTGGAGGACCTCTCGAAGCATCCCGACTTCGCCGGCATGGAGGCGCAGGCCGCCAACAAACCCCGCCTGCAGGCCCTGCTGGCCGACGCCATCGGGCGCTTCAGCACCGCCGATGCGGTCGAGCGGCTGGAGGCGCAGGACGTGCTCTGCGCCCCGGTGCGCACCCTCCCCGAGGCGCTGGCGGATCCGCACACCGCCCCCATGATCACCGAGACAGCCCGCGACGGGCGGGCGCCGCTGCGATCGGTGGCCTCACCGGTGCACCTGCCCGAGGTGCCGCCTGCGCCGCACCGCCCGCCCCCCGGCCTCGGCGAGGGCGCCGCCGAGGCGCTGGCCGGCTACGGCATCGCGCCGGAGCGGATCGAGGCGCTGACCGCCGCGGGGGTGCTGGCATGA